From the genome of Deltaproteobacteria bacterium:
GCCGCAGCCACACTGACCAGTTGCGTCGGCGAGACATCCATCAGTTGGACTTGCTGGGGACGAACCATGATGAATTCGCCGCCCAACCGCGCAGAAATGAGTTCCCCGGAAAGCTGGCCGCGCTCATCGACGGGGGCATTGGCCTGAGCGATCGTTTGGCTTTCTTCTTCGAGAGCGGAAAGGTAACGCACGCGGTCGGTGACTCGCCCGTTGTCCACCTCACGATACGGCGTCTCGATAAAGCCGAATTCGTTGACTCGCGCATACGTCGAGAGGCTCGAGATCAAACCGATATTGGGACCTTCAGGAGTTTCGATCGGACAGACGCGCCCGTAGTGTGTCGGGTGAACGTCTCGGACCTCGAATCCCGCTCGTTCGCGCGTGAGCCCACCGGGGCCAAGGGCAGAAAGACGACGTTTGTGCGTCACTTCGGAAAGCGGATTCGTCTGGTCCATGAATTGGGAAAGCTGACTCGAGCCGAAAAATTCTTTCAAGGCGGCGGAAACCGGCTTATAGTTCACCAACTCCTGCGGCATGAGAGTCTCGACGTCCTGAAGACTCATGCGCTCTTTGACCGCCCGCTCCATACGCACGAGACCGATACGAAACTGATTCTCCACCAGTTCACCGACGGCACGGACACGGCGGTTCCCGAGGTGGTCAATGTCGTCAACAACGCCGGTCCCGTTCTTGAGTTCGATCAAGTACCGGGCAACTTCCAGAATGTCTTCTCGCCGCAATGTCCCTTGGTCTAACGGGGCATTCAGGCGTAATTTATGGTTGAGTTTCAACCGTCCGACTCGTGACAGATTATAGCGTTCCGGATTGAAGAACAGGTTGTGGAAAAACGCAGTTGCCGCATCCAGAGTCGGTGGATCTCCAGGACGGAGTCTGCGATAGATTTCCAGGATAGCCTCTTCGGGAGAAGAGATTTTATCCTGGAGCAGCGTGTTCCGTAGAGAAGGACCGCCATGAGAGTCGTCGATGAACAACACCTCGACGGAAGGTACCCCTCGAGTGAGCAGGAGTTCCAATTTTTCCGGGGAGACCTCTTGATTGCATTCGAGCAGGATCTCTTTCGTCGTCGGGTCAAGGATATTGTGAGCGGCAACACATCCGACAATTTCTTCGAGTGCGATGGGAATCTGCTCGATTCCAGCCCCCTCCATCTGCTTCAAAGCAGAACGCGTAAATTTACGCCCTTCTTTCACTAGAAGATCGCTGGTCCCCGGGTGACGGACGTCTCGGCTCGCTCGTACCCCAAGCAGTTGTTCGGGATGGAACAGTTTTGTCGGCCTGCGCTCGTCAAGGAGGATGGTATCTTTGCGGTAGTAGTAATTCAGCAGATCTTCCGACGACATCCCCAGAGCGCGCAAGAGAATGGTGGCATGGAATTTTCTGCGCCGATCGATACGGACGTACAGAATATCTCGGGGATCGAATTCAAAGTCGATCCACGATCCTCGATAGGGAATGATGCGTGCAGAATAAAGCAGTTTTCCACTGGCATGGGTCTTCCCTTTATCGTGGTCGAAGAAGACTCCGGGAGAGCGATGGAGCTGGCTAACGATGACTCGCTCGGTTCCGTTGACCATGAACGTGCCGTGGGCAGTCATCAGCGGAATTTCTCCGAAATAAACTTCCTGCTCCTTCACGTTCTTGATCGTCCTCGCTCCCGAGCGTTGATCGACTTCCCAGAGGACGAGTTGGATCGTCACTTTCAGCGGGGCGGCAAATGTCATCCCCCGCTGATGACACTCCTCGACGCTATATTTAGGTACGCCGAGGGTGTAGCTGACAAATTCAAGAGAAGCCGTCTCGTTGAAGTCTTTGATCGGGAAGACCGAACGGAAGACTCCCTGCAACCCAGAGTCAGCGCGGCTTTCTGGCGAGAGCACTCGCTGCAGAAATTCTTCGTACGAACGCCGCTGGATCTCCAACAAATGCGGAATCTCGATCGTCTTGTTAATACGACCGAATGACCGTCGGATGCGAAAGTTGTTTGCCAGCTGTAGCGCCATTCCAAACCTCTCCTCAATATCGAAGGTTACTTCAGTTCGATTGACCCCCCGGCCTCTTCCAATTTTTTCTTCATGGCCTCGGCTTCCGCCTTCGGCACTGCTTCTTTGACAGTCTTCGGGGCACCATCAACTAAGTCTTTCGCTTCTTTGAGCCCCAGTCCGGTAAGCTCACGGACAACTTTAATCACTTGGATTTTCTTCTCGCCGGACCCGGTTAAGACCACATCGAAATCTTCTTTCTCAGGGGCCGCCGCAGGGGCCGCCGCAGGGGCCGCCGCTCCTGCCACCACGACCGGAGCCGCAGCACTCACCCCCCACTTTTCCTCGAGCTTTTGTACCAGCTCGGAAACGTCGAGAATGGTGAGACCGGATAACGTATCCACAATTTCGTTCATTTTCTCTGGAGTGAGCGCCATAGATCCTCCTCAGTTCTGTAGTCAGATAAGTGTTCAGTATTTGGCGGGATCAGCTTTGTTCGAGCTGAGATTTTCGAGAGTCCAGGAGGCGAGCTAAACGCGCGCCGGACTCCGCCATGAGACTCGCCAATTGGGTCGCAGGTCGCGAGAGCACGCCAAGCAGTTGGGCACGCAGCACTTCTCGGCTGGGTAGTTGCGCAACCGCCTCCACCCTAGAGGCGGAGAGAAACTGCCCGTCCGACATTCCACCTTTGATGACAAATTTGTCATGCTCTTTCGCATAACGGGTCACTACCTTCGCAAGACCGATAGCATCGCCGTATCCGAAAGCCAGTCCGTTTTGTCCAGTGAGAATGTCCTTTAAGGAAAGATACGGCGAGCCCTCAATCGCTATTTCAACGAGAGTATTTTTGGCAACGTGATACTCCCCTCCCACCTCACGCAGTTCGCGACGTAATTGATTGAGTTGAGCAACCGTGAGCCCTTTATACTCGGCCACCACCGCAGCAGTCGCCTTCCCAAAGCGCCGCTGAAGATTCGACACACCTTGTTCTTTGCCCTGACGATCCATAGTGCCTCAGTTGTTTACTTTTCGTTGAATTATACCCATGTAGTTAGCTAGCCACGGCCTTGTGAATGGTCACAGGGTCGATGCGCACTCCAGGTCCCATCGTGGTACTGACGGCGATCCGCAAAAGATAGGTGCCTTTCGCGGTTGAAGGTTTCGCTTTCACGAGGCTATCCAAGACAACGCTCGCGTTATCGAGGAGCTTTTGGTCACCGAAGGAGACTTTCCCAACTGGAACGTGGATATTTCCGGCTTTATCGACGCGGAATTCAACTTTGCCGCCTTTCAATTCTTGCACCGCTCGCCCTACGTCTGTCGTGACAGTACCGACTTTGGGGTTTGGCATTAGGCCTCTTGGCCCGAGAATTTTCCCCAGGCGACCGACCAGCCCCATCATATCGGGAGTGGCAACGGCTTTATCGAACTCGAGCCAGCCCTCTTCGCTAATGCGTTTCACTAACTCTTCGCCACCAACTACATCAGCTCCAGCGATCTCCGCTTCCTTCGCTTTTTCGCCTTTGGCGAAGACGGCAACTCTGACAGTTCTCCCGGTCCCGTGAGGCAAGACGACAGTGCCTCTAATGTTCTGGTCCGCTTTCCGCGGATCGACCCCAACGCGTACGGCAAGTTCCACGGTTTCGTCGAACTTCGCGCGAGCCACGCCCCTCGTCAAAGAGACCGCTTCCGCAAGCGGGTATTGTTTCTCGCGCTCGATTTTTTCGATCGCAGTGCGGTATCCTTTGCTTGTATTCGCCATAACTAGTCCACCACAGTAATGCCCATGCTACGGGCGGTTCCCTCTACGGTTCGGATGGCAGCGTCCAGATCCTTCACATTGAGGTCCGGCAATTTTGTTGTCGCAATCTCTTTCGCTTGTCCACGCGAGAGCGAAGCGATCATCTTTTTCGCCGGTTCCCCGGACCCTTTTTCCAACCCTAACGCCTTCTTGATGAGAATAGCCACTGGGGGCGTTTTCGTAATGAAGGAGAAAGAACGATCCGCATAAACGGTAATGATGACCGGGATCAGCATGCCTGGTTGCGCCTGCGTACGAGCGTTAAAGGCTTTACAGAACTCCATGATGTTGACCCCTCGCTGACCGAGAGCAGGGCCGACGGGAGGACTTGGAGTGGCCTGTCCGCCCGGGATTTGCAATTTCACTTCCCCAACAACTTTCTTTGCCATGATTCCTCGCCCTATGCTTTCTCAACTTGACCGAGATCGAGTTCGACAGGGGTCGCTCGACCGAAGATACTGATCAGGACGCGCAGTTTTCCCTTTTCAGGCTTCACTTCTTCTACAACTCCAGTGAAATCTTGAAAAGGGCCATCGGTGACTTTGATTCCTTCTCCTGCCTCAAAAAGTACCTTCGGCTTCGGACTCTTTGCCCCCTCTTGCACTTGCTGATGAATCTCCGAGACTTCCGCCTCCGAAACTGGGGGAATCGTTTGCGGGTCGCTCGTTCCTCCGACAAAACCCGTTACTTTCGGAGTCGATTTGACGACGTGCCAAGTCTCGTCGTTCATCTCCATGTTCACCAGGATATACCCTGGGAA
Proteins encoded in this window:
- the rplL gene encoding 50S ribosomal protein L7/L12, which translates into the protein MALTPEKMNEIVDTLSGLTILDVSELVQKLEEKWGVSAAAPVVVAGAAAPAAAPAAAPEKEDFDVVLTGSGEKKIQVIKVVRELTGLGLKEAKDLVDGAPKTVKEAVPKAEAEAMKKKLEEAGGSIELK
- the rplJ gene encoding 50S ribosomal protein L10, encoding MDRQGKEQGVSNLQRRFGKATAAVVAEYKGLTVAQLNQLRRELREVGGEYHVAKNTLVEIAIEGSPYLSLKDILTGQNGLAFGYGDAIGLAKVVTRYAKEHDKFVIKGGMSDGQFLSASRVEAVAQLPSREVLRAQLLGVLSRPATQLASLMAESGARLARLLDSRKSQLEQS
- a CDS encoding 50S ribosomal protein L1; the encoded protein is MANTSKGYRTAIEKIEREKQYPLAEAVSLTRGVARAKFDETVELAVRVGVDPRKADQNIRGTVVLPHGTGRTVRVAVFAKGEKAKEAEIAGADVVGGEELVKRISEEGWLEFDKAVATPDMMGLVGRLGKILGPRGLMPNPKVGTVTTDVGRAVQELKGGKVEFRVDKAGNIHVPVGKVSFGDQKLLDNASVVLDSLVKAKPSTAKGTYLLRIAVSTTMGPGVRIDPVTIHKAVAS
- the rplK gene encoding 50S ribosomal protein L11, with amino-acid sequence MAKKVVGEVKLQIPGGQATPSPPVGPALGQRGVNIMEFCKAFNARTQAQPGMLIPVIITVYADRSFSFITKTPPVAILIKKALGLEKGSGEPAKKMIASLSRGQAKEIATTKLPDLNVKDLDAAIRTVEGTARSMGITVVD
- the nusG gene encoding transcription termination/antitermination protein NusG, whose product is MAKQWYVVHTYSGFERKAKTALEERIKLLGKQEFFGDVLVPEEQVVEHVKGRRKTSARKFFPGYILVNMEMNDETWHVVKSTPKVTGFVGGTSDPQTIPPVSEAEVSEIHQQVQEGAKSPKPKVLFEAGEGIKVTDGPFQDFTGVVEEVKPEKGKLRVLISIFGRATPVELDLGQVEKA